The Pedobacter mucosus genome window below encodes:
- a CDS encoding glycosyltransferase, whose product MRIAITADPHIPVPPQNYGGIERIIDFLVTGLINRGHDVVLVAHRHSKTQAPLISYKDSQGAIGHFNNILTIASLKAFNPDIIHSFSRLAYLLPFMLSAVPKLMSYQREPTLRQIKKAVKLANKNSLSFTGCSDYISGQIKPFGSAYTVYNGVDLSIYEPTTEYVADHPLVFLGRVEPIKGVHIAIEAAIKAKRKLIIAGNIPAEYRSYFELLILPYLNDQIVYVGPVNDTQKNEILKNASALLMPILWNEPFGIVMAEAMACGTPIIGFNRGSVPEVINESVGFICSDLDEMVNAIDQLESINRNVVRRYCEVTFGSDVIVNNYIMLYQNLIKK is encoded by the coding sequence TTGAGAATAGCAATTACCGCAGATCCACATATTCCTGTACCTCCGCAAAATTATGGTGGCATAGAGCGAATCATCGATTTTTTGGTAACCGGCCTAATTAATCGTGGACATGATGTAGTTCTTGTAGCGCATAGACATTCTAAAACACAAGCTCCACTAATTTCTTATAAAGATTCTCAAGGAGCCATCGGGCATTTCAATAATATATTAACAATCGCTAGTTTAAAAGCTTTTAACCCAGACATTATCCATAGTTTCAGCAGACTTGCCTATTTACTCCCATTTATGCTTTCAGCTGTTCCAAAATTAATGTCATATCAACGTGAGCCAACTTTACGCCAGATTAAAAAAGCTGTAAAATTAGCTAACAAAAATAGTTTATCATTTACAGGTTGTAGTGATTACATCAGCGGCCAGATTAAGCCCTTCGGATCTGCTTATACAGTTTATAATGGTGTAGACTTAAGCATTTACGAACCTACTACAGAATACGTCGCAGACCATCCTCTAGTTTTTTTAGGCAGAGTTGAGCCTATTAAAGGAGTCCATATTGCCATTGAAGCCGCAATTAAAGCCAAGCGAAAGCTAATAATTGCAGGAAACATCCCGGCTGAATATAGATCATATTTTGAACTACTTATTTTACCATATCTAAATGATCAAATTGTATACGTGGGCCCAGTTAACGATACGCAAAAAAATGAAATATTGAAAAATGCTTCTGCCTTATTGATGCCTATACTCTGGAATGAGCCTTTTGGAATTGTGATGGCAGAAGCAATGGCCTGTGGTACACCTATAATTGGATTTAATCGAGGTTCAGTGCCGGAAGTCATCAATGAAAGTGTTGGTTTCATTTGTTCAGATCTTGATGAAATGGTTAATGCTATTGATCAGTTAGAGAGTATTAATAGAAATGTAGTTAGAAGATACTGTGAAGTGACATTTGGGTCTGATGTAATTGTAAATAACTATATCATGTTGTATCAAAATCTAATAAAAAAATAA
- a CDS encoding glycosyltransferase, which produces MKIVIIVNPVIPFPPQTVGGTERIAQYLIEELVKKGHEITLLGHDDSIVPTKVKFVGIGSYNDQKNTAKKVWFHLLSNKYDVIHNHGRLIYFLPRIWSSTRKVHTFHIAEILSNSFLNFFKLKPRKLILAPCARWIQIKHEGLPGDWQFVNNGIPKTKYYLGREVITEHSPLIIICRIGFGKGVLDAIEIAKRANKNLLIAGKGGDNPHEIEWFENVFLKQCDGKQIQYVGPINDMKKQELLTKSIGLLMLSIDLEAFNLTMLEANACGCPVISYNRYFPPDFIKPGVNGYIGNDREEIVEKVALLDKIDRKKCRLEFEANYTSAIMVNNYLKLYHQ; this is translated from the coding sequence ATGAAAATCGTAATAATAGTTAATCCAGTAATTCCGTTTCCACCACAAACAGTTGGTGGCACCGAACGAATTGCTCAATACCTAATAGAAGAATTGGTAAAAAAAGGCCATGAAATTACATTATTAGGCCATGATGATTCTATTGTACCAACTAAGGTGAAATTTGTTGGAATAGGAAGTTATAATGATCAGAAGAATACAGCTAAAAAAGTCTGGTTTCATTTATTATCCAATAAATATGATGTAATTCATAATCATGGTAGACTAATCTATTTTTTACCGCGAATATGGAGCAGCACAAGAAAAGTACATACCTTTCATATCGCAGAAATACTTTCAAATTCTTTCCTTAATTTTTTCAAACTAAAACCTAGAAAATTGATACTTGCACCATGTGCAAGATGGATACAAATTAAACATGAAGGCCTACCTGGTGATTGGCAATTTGTAAACAACGGCATTCCTAAAACAAAATATTATCTTGGCAGGGAGGTAATCACAGAACATTCACCACTAATTATAATTTGTAGAATCGGTTTTGGAAAAGGAGTTTTAGATGCGATTGAAATTGCAAAAAGAGCAAATAAAAATCTGCTTATAGCCGGCAAAGGAGGAGATAATCCCCATGAAATTGAATGGTTTGAAAATGTCTTTTTAAAGCAGTGTGATGGCAAACAAATTCAATACGTTGGGCCAATAAACGATATGAAAAAACAAGAACTATTGACAAAATCTATCGGGTTGCTCATGCTCAGCATTGATCTCGAAGCGTTCAACTTGACGATGTTAGAAGCCAACGCATGTGGCTGTCCAGTAATAAGTTACAATAGGTATTTTCCTCCTGATTTTATTAAACCTGGAGTAAATGGGTATATAGGAAATGATAGGGAGGAGATAGTTGAAAAGGTGGCATTATTAGATAAGATAGATAGAAAAAAATGCCGTCTTGAGTTTGAAGCTAATTATACGTCTGCCATTATGGTTAATAATTATTTAAAACTTTACCACCAATAG
- a CDS encoding glycosyltransferase family 2 protein: MLSPLVSVIIPLYNSAKHIGETLQCIYDQSYKNIEVIIVDDGSKDDSYKIVNSLKNKNTLVLSQPNRGASAARNAGLELASGELVQFIDADDLLSPDKIENQVNAINSDYSKLTVCSTIHFADGTIPSKSQPSAYEETFILDDTDTKHFLINLMGGYQLGGSMIPIHSWLVPKKIIEAIGPWNENLSMDDDGEYFCRAVLNANGIIKTDGFSYYRRQSAANSSLSSQTNLKSYESMLQSYTLRKQHILKKTNSYEAKVAVYKLFMNLAVGSYIHYPNISRLALAEVPNVYVPNYEPSVGGPLSTRLAKLLGWKTIKHLQNYYNKLKFKRQPHA, encoded by the coding sequence ATGCTATCACCATTAGTTTCTGTCATTATCCCACTCTATAATTCAGCGAAGCATATTGGAGAAACGCTACAATGTATCTATGACCAATCTTATAAAAATATTGAAGTTATCATTGTTGATGACGGTTCAAAAGATGATTCATATAAGATAGTAAATTCACTCAAAAATAAAAACACGTTAGTATTAAGTCAACCGAATAGAGGAGCGAGTGCGGCAAGAAATGCAGGACTAGAACTTGCCAGCGGTGAATTGGTTCAATTTATTGATGCCGACGATCTTTTAAGCCCTGATAAGATAGAAAACCAGGTTAACGCAATTAATAGTGATTATTCAAAACTAACTGTGTGTAGTACGATTCATTTTGCAGATGGAACAATACCCTCAAAATCCCAGCCCTCTGCCTACGAAGAAACTTTTATCTTAGATGATACTGATACAAAACACTTTCTTATTAATTTAATGGGCGGCTATCAACTTGGTGGTTCGATGATACCAATCCACTCTTGGCTTGTCCCAAAAAAAATAATTGAAGCCATTGGTCCATGGAACGAGAATTTAAGCATGGACGATGATGGGGAATATTTTTGCCGAGCGGTACTTAATGCCAACGGCATTATCAAAACAGATGGTTTTTCTTATTACAGAAGACAAAGTGCCGCAAACAGTTCTCTATCTTCACAAACTAACTTAAAAAGTTATGAAAGTATGTTACAATCTTATACGTTAAGAAAACAACACATTTTGAAAAAAACCAATTCTTATGAGGCAAAAGTTGCAGTTTATAAATTATTCATGAATCTAGCTGTTGGAAGTTACATACACTACCCAAACATTTCAAGACTTGCATTAGCAGAAGTTCCTAATGTATATGTCCCTAATTATGAACCATCAGTTGGTGGACCATTAAGTACAAGATTAGCAAAATTATTAGGCTGGAAAACAATTAAACATTTGCAAAACTATTATAATAAATTAAAATTCAAACGACAGCCGCATGCCTAA
- a CDS encoding glycosyltransferase family 10 domain-containing protein: MKKKIFIKFQNGLTFKNGVDEILGDLIDEYEFTESQSPDFIIFGPYGDDIPRKGNYVRIGYYCECITPNLANCEWAFGVPREEEIKSPRYKRIQWHGLKPEVFIKNVDVEEELSKKTKFCNFLYSNPIPYREEFFRQLSKYKKIDAPGKSMNNMPAIDHQYQGDTWATKRQFLTPYKFTIAFESYTYPGYQTEKLYDAMRMNSIPIYCGDPKVDEIFNEKSFIKTSDYISPSNNSFKRFLEKNGQYTFKDYLPSTYDSFYYKVRRKLKTIGKIQKMNIELNNLDFTPLIDQIIDIDQNQELYINMLKEPWLEGNKISEDVSLANRWRTIFDL, from the coding sequence ATGAAAAAAAAGATATTTATCAAATTTCAAAATGGACTAACATTCAAAAATGGAGTGGATGAAATTTTAGGAGACTTAATAGATGAATATGAATTTACAGAAAGTCAGTCGCCAGATTTTATCATTTTTGGCCCTTACGGTGATGATATTCCGAGAAAAGGAAACTATGTTAGGATTGGATATTACTGCGAATGCATCACTCCTAATTTAGCAAATTGCGAATGGGCCTTCGGTGTACCTAGAGAGGAGGAAATTAAAAGCCCAAGATATAAGCGCATTCAGTGGCATGGATTAAAGCCAGAAGTTTTTATAAAAAACGTTGATGTAGAGGAAGAACTTTCAAAAAAAACAAAATTTTGTAATTTCCTGTATTCGAATCCAATCCCCTATCGCGAAGAATTCTTCCGGCAACTTTCAAAATATAAAAAAATAGACGCACCAGGAAAGTCAATGAATAATATGCCAGCAATTGATCATCAGTATCAGGGAGATACATGGGCAACCAAGCGGCAGTTTTTAACCCCTTACAAGTTTACGATTGCTTTTGAGAGTTACACTTATCCCGGTTACCAGACAGAGAAGCTATATGATGCGATGCGAATGAACAGCATTCCAATTTACTGCGGTGATCCTAAAGTTGATGAAATATTTAATGAAAAGAGCTTTATAAAAACAAGTGATTATATATCTCCCAGTAATAATTCGTTTAAGAGGTTTTTAGAGAAAAACGGGCAGTATACCTTTAAAGACTATCTTCCGAGTACTTATGATAGCTTTTATTACAAGGTCCGCCGCAAGCTCAAAACAATTGGCAAAATTCAAAAGATGAATATCGAGTTAAACAATCTTGATTTTACTCCGCTAATTGATCAAATTATTGACATAGACCAAAACCAAGAACTTTACATCAACATGCTCAAAGAGCCTTGGCTAGAAGGAAATAAAATTTCAGAAGATGTTTCTTTAGCAAATAGGTGGAGAACTATTTTCGATCTTTAA
- a CDS encoding acyltransferase family protein: MNNTIKYVKGLDVLRSLAVFFVIITHWGPNDFSSPVFTSIYQKIMPNGVFGVDLFFVLSGYLITQILLTARINAGGVNKLKIIKAFYIRRALRISPIYYLLIIIVILLKDQFVINHILYFITYTSNFLVFKTRSWVSITHTWSLSVEEQFYLIWPWVMIFPHKKSF; the protein is encoded by the coding sequence TTGAATAACACCATCAAATACGTTAAAGGACTTGATGTGTTAAGATCCCTTGCTGTTTTTTTTGTAATTATTACCCACTGGGGGCCCAATGATTTCAGCTCACCAGTTTTTACGAGTATCTATCAAAAAATAATGCCCAATGGAGTTTTTGGCGTCGATCTGTTCTTCGTATTAAGCGGTTATTTAATTACTCAAATTTTACTCACTGCCCGCATCAACGCTGGCGGCGTAAATAAATTGAAAATTATTAAAGCATTTTACATACGCAGGGCTTTACGTATTTCTCCAATTTATTATTTATTAATTATCATTGTTATATTATTAAAAGATCAGTTTGTAATCAATCATATTCTCTATTTCATAACATACACATCAAATTTTTTAGTTTTTAAAACTCGAAGCTGGGTAAGCATCACGCACACGTGGTCACTCAGTGTTGAAGAACAATTCTACTTGATATGGCCTTGGGTAATGATCTTTCCCCACAAAAAAAGCTTTTAG
- a CDS encoding alpha-1,2-fucosyltransferase → MIAIVLNGGLGNLLFEYAFIYSLHKRLNTPFLLIKHGDPILLYRYFNVERNTLYYIDKFFFNHSGYKLFFSHYLRKIFISLIGNLTIKQKVVINNKDNPDSVLIEVKNHTTYEGYFQSELYFKLHSQEIKTLLRLKKKYIKDFEKRFNWIKKYRQIVTIHIRRTDYQDSFSYLDLGGKNLSLPISYYREVIKKIDHPDNFYILISDDVEAIKGEFDGLTNKYFSKESEIIDFQFMLNADICVIANSSFSWWAAYLNSKDNIVYCPKYYLGFLKRVEYPKEIYPENWIQIPI, encoded by the coding sequence ATGATAGCTATAGTGTTAAATGGTGGTTTAGGAAACCTATTATTCGAGTATGCATTCATTTATAGCTTACACAAACGCTTAAATACACCATTTTTACTAATCAAACATGGTGATCCTATTTTACTATATAGATATTTTAATGTAGAACGAAATACATTGTACTACATAGATAAATTTTTCTTTAACCACTCCGGATACAAATTATTTTTTAGTCACTATCTAAGAAAAATTTTTATATCGCTAATTGGCAATTTAACTATCAAACAAAAAGTAGTTATTAATAATAAAGATAATCCTGATTCAGTATTAATTGAAGTAAAAAATCATACCACTTACGAAGGTTATTTTCAGTCTGAACTTTACTTTAAGTTACATAGCCAAGAAATAAAAACGTTATTAAGATTGAAGAAAAAGTATATAAAAGATTTTGAAAAGCGATTTAATTGGATTAAAAAATATAGACAAATAGTAACCATTCATATAAGAAGAACCGATTATCAGGATTCTTTCTCCTATTTAGACTTAGGTGGGAAAAATTTGAGTTTACCCATTAGTTATTATCGAGAAGTCATAAAAAAGATAGATCACCCAGATAATTTTTATATTTTAATTTCCGACGATGTTGAAGCGATTAAAGGTGAATTTGACGGACTAACTAATAAATACTTTTCGAAAGAAAGTGAAATTATCGACTTTCAATTTATGTTAAACGCCGATATCTGTGTAATCGCAAATAGCTCGTTCAGTTGGTGGGCAGCTTATTTAAATTCCAAAGACAATATCGTTTATTGCCCTAAGTACTATCTTGGGTTTCTAAAAAGAGTGGAATACCCAAAAGAAATCTATCCTGAAAATTGGATTCAAATACCGATATAA
- a CDS encoding DUF268 domain-containing protein, whose product MKKVYIISFVSRLVRLLNIKRTVLIYKNYLIEEKKKIRFYNELEMFKKDEAASLRSLTVTRLIPFLNDKTENTSFDPHYIYHPAWAARILSKTTPENHIDISSTVSFCSIVSAFIPVQFYDYRPANIKLSNLTIGKVNLLSLPFKDNSIKSISCMHTVEHIGLGRYGDPIEYDGDIKAMKELSRVLAQGGNLIFVVPVGIRRIEFNAHRIYNYKDILDAFPMLKLKEFSLVPDNYEHLGMIINPHSRVTNSQNWGCGCFWFTKI is encoded by the coding sequence ATGAAGAAAGTTTATATTATCAGTTTTGTTTCTCGATTGGTTAGATTATTAAATATCAAAAGGACTGTTTTAATATACAAAAATTACCTAATTGAAGAGAAAAAGAAAATTAGATTTTATAATGAGTTAGAGATGTTTAAAAAGGATGAAGCGGCTTCATTAAGATCTTTAACTGTAACAAGACTCATTCCATTTCTAAACGATAAGACAGAAAACACATCCTTTGATCCCCATTATATCTACCATCCTGCATGGGCAGCTAGAATTTTAAGCAAGACTACACCTGAAAACCACATAGACATATCGAGTACCGTTTCCTTTTGCAGTATTGTTTCGGCATTTATTCCTGTTCAATTTTATGATTATCGACCCGCAAATATTAAACTAAGCAATTTGACGATTGGAAAGGTGAATTTGCTATCTCTTCCATTTAAAGACAACTCTATAAAATCCATTTCATGTATGCATACTGTAGAACATATCGGATTAGGTAGATATGGGGATCCAATAGAATATGATGGAGATATTAAAGCAATGAAAGAACTTTCTAGAGTACTAGCTCAGGGTGGAAATTTAATTTTTGTTGTACCAGTAGGAATTAGAAGAATTGAATTTAATGCGCATCGCATCTATAACTACAAAGATATCTTGGATGCGTTTCCAATGTTAAAATTGAAAGAATTTAGTTTAGTACCCGATAATTATGAGCATTTAGGAATGATTATAAACCCTCACAGTAGAGTGACTAATTCACAAAATTGGGGTTGTGGATGTTTTTGGTTTACAAAAATATGA
- a CDS encoding glycosyltransferase family 2 protein, translating to MNSKLPIVIDIIILSYAKNEVLRKLTEQTIDTCIKSENPNSIQFNIVVIESNASLKPYQFKNTNTIYPDVKFGFNRYLNIGIKNSGSDYLCLCNNDLVFELNWASEILEAMRTDVELLSASTFCPRMHKDSEYRINTGSFYGYEGLFSGWCFLIKRSLLDQIGLFDENFEFWYADADYLKTLKLHGIKNKLITTSIVRHLNAVTSKLLNRREYFNYTLLPQLYFNYKWKRDSYVKYKLKKLYFRLIFILRIN from the coding sequence ATGAATAGCAAGTTACCCATCGTAATCGATATTATCATACTAAGCTACGCGAAAAACGAAGTGCTAAGAAAACTTACTGAACAAACTATAGATACATGTATTAAGTCTGAAAATCCAAATTCAATCCAGTTTAATATTGTTGTTATTGAATCTAATGCTTCATTAAAACCCTATCAATTCAAAAACACAAATACTATTTATCCCGATGTTAAATTCGGTTTTAATAGATACCTAAATATTGGGATAAAAAATTCAGGAAGTGATTACTTATGTCTGTGCAATAACGACTTAGTCTTCGAACTTAATTGGGCATCAGAAATCTTAGAAGCCATGAGAACTGACGTTGAGCTGTTAAGTGCAAGCACTTTTTGTCCTAGAATGCATAAAGATAGTGAATACAGGATAAATACGGGTTCATTTTATGGTTATGAGGGACTATTTTCTGGTTGGTGTTTCCTAATTAAAAGATCATTATTAGATCAAATTGGTCTTTTCGATGAGAATTTTGAATTTTGGTATGCTGATGCAGATTACTTGAAAACATTAAAACTACATGGTATTAAAAATAAGTTAATCACGACCTCAATTGTAAGACATTTAAATGCAGTCACTTCCAAATTACTTAATAGAAGAGAATATTTCAATTATACGCTACTTCCTCAGCTCTATTTTAATTACAAATGGAAAAGGGATTCGTACGTAAAATATAAATTGAAAAAGTTATATTTTAGATTAATTTTCATCTTAAGAATAAATTAA
- a CDS encoding class I SAM-dependent methyltransferase, whose product MKNLYDKKDISYYSHTRNELLKFLPKKIGVALDVGCAGGNFGQMLKEVFDCEIWGVEPDEKSALIAKAKLDKVFNCVFGKEIRIPAEKTFDCIFFNDVLEHLAQPEEALQLAKKFLASNGYIIASIPNLRFYPAIISLLRHKDFKYLDAGVMDKTHLRFFTKKSIIRLFKENGYKIKAIEGINRHRFRYLEILNFILLGSISDMHFPQYAIVAIKNE is encoded by the coding sequence ATGAAAAATCTTTACGATAAAAAAGATATATCTTACTACAGCCACACTAGAAATGAACTACTAAAATTTTTACCAAAAAAAATTGGTGTAGCTTTGGATGTTGGTTGTGCAGGTGGCAATTTTGGACAAATGCTTAAAGAGGTCTTCGATTGTGAGATATGGGGCGTTGAGCCGGATGAAAAATCAGCTCTTATAGCCAAAGCAAAACTAGATAAGGTTTTCAATTGTGTTTTTGGAAAAGAAATTAGAATACCTGCTGAAAAAACTTTCGATTGTATCTTCTTCAATGATGTACTTGAGCATTTAGCACAACCGGAAGAAGCTTTACAGCTTGCTAAAAAATTTTTAGCCTCTAATGGTTATATTATTGCCTCTATTCCAAATCTTAGGTTCTATCCGGCTATAATTTCATTACTTAGACATAAGGATTTTAAATATTTAGATGCAGGTGTAATGGATAAAACCCATCTCCGATTTTTCACAAAAAAAAGCATAATTAGACTTTTCAAAGAAAACGGATATAAAATCAAGGCCATTGAGGGAATCAATAGACATCGTTTTAGATACTTAGAAATATTGAATTTTATCTTACTTGGATCTATTTCTGACATGCACTTTCCGCAATATGCAATAGTTGCTATTAAAAATGAATAG
- a CDS encoding glycosyltransferase — protein sequence MISIIICSRTTAIAETHQVNIQNTIGVDYELIIINNSANKLSIFEAYNLGVQKSKGDILCFMHDDILFHTENWGSKVIAHFDDPQTGAIGIAGTPYIAKMPGSWWAGDLVNQQLLVRKNDILVATTKVCDGVIAKSKPVVVLDGIWLCIRKKLFDKLRFDTETYKGYHFYDIDICLQIFNLKYKLYCIFDIDLEHLSLGNMNKQWIENAISMNKKWRKMLPASVVDLTTAEQLAVEFKNLKELTLILITNNYTALSAYKFALKKLMQFGGRIITYKKGQYFFYFLLKYLRSITLKKSNEKSLR from the coding sequence TTGATTTCAATCATCATCTGTTCAAGAACAACAGCTATTGCTGAAACGCATCAGGTAAACATCCAAAACACTATTGGAGTAGACTATGAGTTAATAATAATTAATAACTCAGCTAATAAATTGTCCATTTTCGAAGCATACAATCTTGGAGTTCAAAAAAGTAAAGGTGATATACTTTGCTTTATGCATGATGATATATTATTTCATACAGAAAATTGGGGTTCGAAAGTCATTGCACACTTCGATGATCCACAAACTGGCGCAATTGGAATAGCGGGAACGCCTTACATTGCCAAAATGCCAGGCTCTTGGTGGGCAGGAGATCTAGTTAACCAGCAATTACTTGTAAGAAAAAATGACATTTTAGTGGCTACGACAAAAGTTTGCGATGGGGTTATTGCAAAATCAAAACCAGTTGTTGTTTTAGATGGAATTTGGTTATGTATCAGGAAAAAATTATTTGATAAACTCAGGTTTGATACAGAGACTTATAAAGGGTATCACTTCTATGATATAGACATTTGTTTGCAAATTTTTAATTTGAAATATAAGCTTTACTGCATTTTTGACATTGATCTTGAACATCTTTCTCTGGGAAATATGAATAAGCAATGGATAGAAAATGCCATTTCAATGAACAAGAAATGGAGAAAAATGTTACCTGCAAGTGTAGTTGATTTAACTACTGCCGAACAGTTAGCAGTTGAATTTAAGAATTTGAAAGAGTTAACTTTAATATTAATCACTAATAATTATACGGCATTATCAGCTTATAAGTTCGCTTTAAAAAAGTTGATGCAATTTGGAGGTAGAATTATCACCTATAAAAAGGGCCAATATTTTTTTTATTTTCTGCTGAAGTACTTAAGAAGTATAACCTTAAAAAAATCTAATGAAAAATCTTTACGATAA
- a CDS encoding glycosyltransferase family 2 protein produces MQLFSLIIPTYNSSKTIRNCLKSIALQTFRNFEVLIIDALSTDQTLEIVKEFDNRISFDILSQSDTGIYDAMNKGIFKAKGDYLYFLGSDDTLFDPEVLQNVANQITLTNCKIIYGNVRMQGYNELVKDGTIYGGAFDLKRLLNFNIPHQAIFYHKTVFHIIGTYNLKYKIFADHDLNLRAIVKYKFRYIDQIVANFTVGGSSSVHMDENFEKDKIRNFVSYFASKIHTNKFIPLRYYIKEAAFNSTYKVNPIMRIYCMLIYSKLKLLSLIY; encoded by the coding sequence ATGCAACTCTTTTCACTTATTATCCCAACCTACAATTCTTCAAAAACGATAAGGAATTGTTTAAAATCTATAGCTCTTCAAACCTTTCGAAATTTTGAAGTATTAATTATCGATGCCTTATCAACAGATCAAACTTTAGAAATTGTTAAAGAGTTTGATAATAGAATATCATTTGATATCTTATCTCAATCTGATACTGGAATATATGATGCAATGAATAAGGGCATCTTTAAAGCAAAAGGAGATTACCTTTATTTTTTGGGAAGTGACGATACGCTATTTGACCCCGAGGTATTACAAAATGTTGCCAATCAAATAACTCTAACAAATTGCAAGATTATCTATGGCAATGTTAGGATGCAAGGGTATAATGAATTAGTAAAAGATGGAACCATTTATGGTGGTGCATTCGATCTGAAACGACTTTTAAATTTTAACATACCGCATCAAGCAATATTTTATCATAAAACCGTCTTTCATATTATAGGAACATATAACTTGAAATATAAGATTTTTGCCGATCATGATCTAAATCTAAGAGCGATTGTTAAATATAAATTTAGGTATATTGACCAAATCGTCGCTAACTTTACTGTGGGCGGTTCTAGTAGCGTACATATGGATGAAAATTTTGAAAAAGACAAAATCCGAAACTTCGTAAGTTATTTTGCTTCAAAAATTCATACCAACAAATTTATACCCTTAAGATATTACATTAAAGAGGCTGCTTTTAATAGCACGTATAAGGTTAATCCAATTATGAGGATTTATTGTATGTTGATTTACTCGAAACTTAAACTTCTGTCATTAATTTATTGA
- a CDS encoding DUF5672 family protein has translation MNSLKKVIITIPIYKASLTIREKASLSQLFKVLGNHPIHLFTFIELELNEYEILLEDKEFKITYFDKTYFKNTSSYSKLLLSFKFYDSFRNYKYILIYQLDAWVFRDELEYWCSKNFDYIGAPWFSNENKKQELSSFYGIGNGGLSLRKTSSHLKALNNFFLLKSFGSLLTNFIKGRIGFTSLKNLFPDLTVRNVSHAIFTPFQVINEDVFWSYLAKRKFSWYRVPNMLEAAKFSFEINAELLFNANNEELPFGCHAWEIYDYDFWKNHINIII, from the coding sequence TTGAATTCATTAAAAAAAGTCATCATAACTATACCCATATATAAAGCATCTCTAACAATAAGAGAGAAAGCATCTTTATCACAACTTTTTAAAGTTTTAGGGAACCATCCGATTCATTTATTCACATTTATTGAACTTGAATTAAATGAATATGAAATATTGTTAGAAGATAAAGAGTTCAAAATAACTTACTTTGATAAAACATATTTTAAAAATACAAGTAGTTACAGTAAACTTCTTTTATCGTTCAAGTTTTATGACTCATTTAGAAATTATAAATATATTCTAATCTATCAATTAGATGCTTGGGTTTTTAGAGATGAGCTCGAATATTGGTGTAGTAAAAATTTCGATTATATTGGAGCACCATGGTTTTCTAATGAAAATAAAAAACAAGAATTAAGCAGCTTTTACGGAATTGGAAATGGAGGCTTATCATTAAGAAAAACTTCTAGCCATTTGAAAGCCCTTAATAATTTTTTTTTATTAAAATCATTTGGAAGTTTGCTAACTAATTTCATTAAGGGTAGGATTGGTTTTACTTCTCTTAAAAACTTATTTCCTGATTTAACGGTTAGAAACGTTAGTCATGCTATATTTACGCCTTTTCAAGTTATTAATGAAGATGTTTTTTGGAGTTACTTAGCTAAAAGGAAATTTAGTTGGTATCGAGTTCCTAATATGTTAGAGGCGGCAAAATTCTCATTTGAAATTAATGCAGAGTTATTATTCAATGCAAACAATGAAGAGCTTCCTTTCGGATGTCATGCTTGGGAAATTTATGATTATGATTTCTGGAAAAACCATATCAATATTATTATTTGA